In Leisingera methylohalidivorans DSM 14336, a single genomic region encodes these proteins:
- a CDS encoding flagellar basal body-associated FliL family protein, whose protein sequence is MTDAAVDTEAEARTKKSKMPLIIGVVLALAGAGGGFFAVQSGLLPFGQKAAPEPVHVAEVAPEGVDSGETAEDIANLAFIEMDPIVITLRKGSGIKHLRFRAQLEVDLAHQAEVEKILPRVIDVLNSYLRALELEDLTDPMALPKLRAQMLRRINIATGQGRVRDLLIMDFVLN, encoded by the coding sequence ATGACAGACGCTGCAGTAGATACGGAAGCAGAAGCCCGGACCAAGAAAAGCAAAATGCCCCTGATCATCGGGGTGGTGCTGGCATTGGCAGGGGCAGGCGGAGGATTCTTTGCCGTTCAGTCAGGCCTTCTTCCCTTTGGTCAGAAAGCAGCGCCGGAACCGGTGCATGTGGCCGAAGTGGCGCCAGAAGGCGTGGACAGTGGTGAGACGGCGGAGGATATCGCCAATCTCGCCTTTATCGAAATGGACCCGATTGTGATTACCCTGCGCAAAGGCAGCGGTATCAAACACTTGCGGTTCCGCGCGCAACTAGAAGTCGACCTGGCTCATCAGGCTGAGGTCGAGAAAATCCTGCCGCGGGTTATCGATGTTCTGAACAGCTATCTGAGAGCACTGGAGCTGGAGGATCTGACCGATCCGATGGCGCTGCCGAAACTGAGGGCGCAGATGCTGCGGCGGATCAATATTGCAACCGGCCAGGGCCGGGTGCGTGATCTGCTGATTATGGATTTCGTACTTAACTAG
- a CDS encoding MotE family protein, giving the protein MAKAAKKTRRFRRSGTLMMLAVLLMGSAAVRLALEAGPAIAREVASLQEPGGEMQPHKGEPQRDSMPTSAELQTMLAAFKEREQILATREAEIQDRMKALEIADQAIDRKLAALEQAEENLRATLALADGATEADVTRLTSVYEQMKPKEAAALFEEMDPAFAAGFLARMQPEAAAGIMAGLSPEAAYTISVVLAGRNGAVPKE; this is encoded by the coding sequence ATGGCAAAGGCAGCAAAGAAAACCAGGCGGTTCCGGCGCAGCGGCACATTGATGATGCTGGCGGTGCTGCTGATGGGCTCTGCCGCTGTGCGGCTGGCTCTTGAAGCGGGGCCTGCTATTGCCCGCGAAGTGGCCAGCCTGCAAGAACCTGGCGGCGAAATGCAGCCTCACAAGGGGGAACCGCAGCGCGACTCGATGCCCACTTCTGCAGAGCTGCAAACGATGCTGGCAGCCTTTAAGGAGCGGGAACAGATATTGGCCACCCGCGAAGCCGAAATTCAGGACCGGATGAAAGCCCTGGAAATTGCTGATCAGGCGATCGACAGGAAATTGGCTGCGCTGGAACAGGCAGAAGAAAATTTACGGGCAACCCTCGCGTTAGCGGATGGTGCCACCGAAGCGGATGTGACGCGTCTGACGTCGGTCTATGAACAGATGAAACCCAAAGAGGCCGCGGCCCTGTTTGAGGAAATGGACCCTGCCTTTGCGGCCGGTTTCCTCGCCCGGATGCAGCCCGAGGCTGCGGCGGGAATCATGGCAGGTCTGAGCCCGGAAGCCGCCTATACCATCAGTGTTGTCCTGGCTGGCCGTAACGGCGCCGTGCCGAAGGAATGA
- the motA gene encoding flagellar motor stator protein MotA, giving the protein MIGIVGIVVIFVMVFGGYLLAGGKMAIIIKAMPFELMMIGGAGAGAFLIGNDMGGIKHTLKDIGKVFKGPKWKPDDYRDLLCLLFALIRIARANPVEVEQHIEDPENSSVFNKYPKILADKETVNLICDTMRSASMNYDDPHQVEEVLEKRMEANLHHAMHSSHALQTLADGLPALGIVAAVLGIIKTMGSIDQPPEVLGKLIGGALVGTFLGVFLAYGLVGPFATKVKAVTEEDAHFYQLIREVLVANLHNHAAAICIEVGRQNTPSHFRPGFAELEEALKSVKQDAA; this is encoded by the coding sequence ATGATCGGGATTGTAGGCATTGTGGTGATCTTTGTCATGGTTTTCGGCGGCTATCTCCTGGCCGGCGGCAAGATGGCGATCATTATTAAAGCCATGCCCTTTGAGCTGATGATGATCGGTGGTGCTGGAGCTGGTGCTTTTCTGATCGGCAATGACATGGGCGGTATCAAGCATACGCTGAAGGACATCGGTAAGGTCTTCAAGGGACCGAAGTGGAAGCCGGATGACTACCGCGACCTGCTGTGCCTGCTGTTTGCCCTGATCCGGATCGCGCGGGCCAACCCGGTCGAAGTGGAGCAGCACATCGAAGATCCGGAAAACTCCTCTGTCTTCAATAAATACCCCAAGATTCTGGCCGACAAGGAAACCGTGAACCTGATTTGCGACACCATGCGGTCGGCCTCGATGAACTATGACGATCCGCACCAGGTGGAAGAAGTTCTGGAAAAGCGGATGGAGGCCAACCTGCACCATGCAATGCACTCCAGCCATGCCTTGCAAACCTTGGCAGACGGGCTGCCGGCGCTGGGGATTGTTGCGGCGGTGCTTGGCATCATCAAAACCATGGGCTCCATTGATCAGCCCCCGGAAGTTCTGGGCAAGCTGATTGGCGGCGCTCTGGTCGGTACCTTTCTTGGCGTGTTTCTGGCCTATGGCCTCGTGGGCCCCTTTGCGACCAAGGTGAAAGCGGTAACCGAAGAAGACGCGCATTTTTACCAGCTTATCCGTGAGGTTCTGGTAGCCAATCTGCATAACCACGCAGCGGCAATCTGCATTGAGGTGGGCCGCCAGAACACACCTTCGCATTTCCGTCCCGGCTTTGCGGAGCTTGAAGAAGCCCTTAAATCGGTGAAACAGGACGCAGCATGA
- the flhA gene encoding flagellar biosynthesis protein FlhA, producing MAIIVMMILPMPAWVLDVGLAASFGLAILIFTITLFIERPLDFSSFPTVLLASLMLRLSLNISSTKLIIGQGHSGTDAAGNVIEGFAQFVMGGSVFLGLVVFGVLLIVNFMVITKGAARMAEVGARFALDGMPGKQLAIDADMSAGAIDHQTAKERRERDQQETTFFGSLDGASKFVKGDAIAGLLITLLNLVMGLIMGVLVHGMPVGSAFETYAILTVGDGLVSQIPSVIISIAAALLLARGGTTGATDTALFEQFGRHPAALTTVAVLMILFALVPGLPFLPFVTGGSVLGYAAFRMAKKKQDDAEAEIEEKIEEAADPNASRPLGDILDLDDLHLEFSPDLVSMVLDTGTGLDARIANMRSHIATTFGLILPEIRLTDQHDLERGTYVVKVQGVEQVRGTLHPDMVLALMPDNHDALPPGTDVTEPVYGAPARWISAKAQEQAALAGATVVTPPEILATHLLEIIKQNFSRLLTLKSLRRLLDEMTQLSDGFRAEANRKLLDALVPDKVPMDTLHSVLRLLLEERVSIRNMPLILEAIAEARLHTNQPELICEHVRQRLGFQLVAEMKREDGTIPLIQLAPEWEDKFSTYQVDSQGAGLDIALPPDLFNMLADGLTEKLSAITDQGVFAAVVTSTRRRRYLKTILKSRGITNPVLSFEEIGLEARPALVGMVQA from the coding sequence ATGGCAATCATTGTGATGATGATCCTGCCGATGCCGGCCTGGGTTCTTGATGTTGGTCTGGCGGCCTCCTTTGGGCTTGCCATCCTGATCTTTACCATCACCCTGTTCATCGAGCGGCCGCTGGATTTCTCCTCCTTCCCGACGGTTCTTCTGGCCTCGCTGATGCTTCGGCTGTCGTTGAATATATCCTCTACCAAGCTAATCATCGGCCAGGGGCATTCCGGCACCGACGCGGCCGGCAATGTGATCGAAGGTTTCGCCCAGTTTGTGATGGGGGGCAGCGTATTCCTGGGTCTGGTGGTGTTCGGGGTTCTGTTGATCGTCAATTTCATGGTGATCACCAAGGGGGCCGCCAGGATGGCCGAAGTGGGCGCCCGGTTTGCACTGGACGGAATGCCCGGCAAGCAGCTGGCGATTGACGCCGACATGTCGGCCGGTGCCATCGATCACCAGACCGCCAAGGAACGCCGTGAGCGTGATCAGCAGGAAACCACTTTCTTCGGCTCGCTTGACGGTGCTTCGAAGTTTGTCAAAGGCGACGCTATTGCCGGGCTTCTGATCACCTTGCTGAACTTGGTCATGGGGCTGATCATGGGCGTTCTGGTCCATGGCATGCCTGTTGGCAGCGCGTTTGAAACCTATGCCATCCTGACCGTGGGCGACGGACTGGTGTCGCAGATCCCATCTGTGATCATTTCTATTGCTGCGGCTCTGCTGCTGGCGCGCGGCGGCACCACCGGCGCCACCGATACCGCCCTGTTCGAGCAATTCGGACGCCATCCCGCCGCGCTGACAACTGTTGCCGTGCTGATGATCCTGTTTGCACTGGTTCCGGGTCTGCCGTTTCTGCCCTTCGTGACGGGTGGCAGCGTGCTGGGGTACGCAGCTTTCCGAATGGCGAAGAAAAAGCAGGATGACGCAGAGGCGGAGATCGAGGAAAAGATCGAAGAAGCTGCAGATCCCAATGCAAGCCGGCCGCTCGGAGATATTCTGGATCTGGATGACCTGCATCTGGAGTTTTCCCCGGATCTGGTCAGCATGGTACTTGATACCGGAACCGGGTTGGATGCGCGGATTGCCAACATGCGGTCCCATATTGCCACCACCTTTGGCCTGATCCTGCCGGAAATCCGGCTGACCGACCAGCACGATCTGGAAAGAGGCACCTATGTGGTCAAGGTGCAGGGGGTTGAGCAGGTGCGCGGCACTCTGCATCCAGACATGGTTTTGGCCTTGATGCCCGACAATCATGACGCGCTGCCGCCCGGCACCGATGTGACCGAGCCGGTATACGGCGCGCCGGCCCGCTGGATTTCTGCCAAGGCGCAGGAGCAGGCTGCCTTGGCCGGGGCTACCGTGGTCACCCCGCCGGAAATCCTGGCGACCCATCTGCTGGAGATCATCAAGCAGAATTTCTCCCGCCTTCTGACTCTCAAGTCGCTGCGCCGCCTGTTGGATGAAATGACGCAGCTTTCCGATGGCTTCCGGGCTGAGGCAAACCGCAAGCTTCTGGATGCGCTCGTGCCGGACAAGGTTCCGATGGATACACTTCATTCAGTGTTGCGTCTGCTGCTGGAGGAGCGGGTTTCCATCCGCAATATGCCGCTGATTTTGGAAGCGATCGCCGAAGCCCGGCTGCACACCAACCAGCCTGAACTGATCTGTGAACATGTGCGCCAGCGGCTGGGTTTCCAGCTGGTGGCCGAGATGAAACGCGAGGACGGGACCATTCCGTTGATTCAGCTGGCGCCGGAATGGGAAGATAAATTTTCGACGTATCAAGTGGACTCGCAGGGTGCCGGGCTGGACATTGCCTTGCCGCCCGACTTGTTCAATATGCTTGCGGACGGGCTGACCGAAAAGCTGTCGGCAATCACCGACCAAGGTGTGTTTGCCGCCGTAGTGACCTCGACCCGCCGCCGCCGTTATCTGAAGACCATTCTGAAATCGCGGGGCATCACCAACCCGGTCCTCTCCTTCGAAGAAATCGGTCTTGAGGCGCGGCCTGCCCTGGTTGGCATGGTGCAGGCATGA
- a CDS encoding flagellar biosynthetic protein FliR, whose product MNLDFLPPELVALLGAGFWHAALVFLRVSAMVSVLPAVGELYVPTRVKLAVSAAFTFVVAPALPALPEPDGAVDFARFAAAEAIIGLALGIGVRIFVLALQTAGTMAAQSTSLSQVLGGIGAEPMPALGAVLMISGVTLAVMMGLHIRAAELLIGSYQLFPAGQFPAASGLTEWGVYRVSQSFSLAFTLAAPFVITAVIYNLALGVINRAMPQLMVAMVGAPAITFGGLFILMVGSPMILDVWSAALMTFMSNPGGGMP is encoded by the coding sequence ATGAACCTGGACTTTCTGCCGCCGGAGCTTGTTGCGCTGCTGGGGGCAGGGTTCTGGCATGCTGCACTTGTTTTTCTGAGGGTGTCGGCCATGGTATCGGTGCTGCCTGCGGTGGGGGAGTTATATGTCCCCACCCGGGTCAAGCTTGCAGTTTCTGCGGCTTTTACTTTTGTGGTGGCGCCTGCTCTTCCGGCTCTCCCTGAACCGGATGGCGCTGTAGACTTTGCCCGGTTTGCTGCCGCCGAAGCGATCATTGGCCTGGCTCTGGGCATTGGCGTCCGGATCTTTGTTCTGGCATTGCAGACGGCTGGCACAATGGCGGCGCAAAGCACGTCGTTGTCACAGGTTCTGGGCGGCATCGGAGCAGAACCGATGCCGGCTCTGGGTGCCGTTCTGATGATTTCCGGCGTGACCCTTGCTGTCATGATGGGGCTGCATATCCGGGCGGCGGAACTGCTTATCGGCTCTTACCAGCTGTTTCCCGCTGGTCAGTTCCCCGCAGCGTCTGGGTTGACGGAATGGGGTGTGTACCGGGTTTCGCAAAGCTTTTCCCTGGCGTTTACCCTGGCGGCGCCCTTTGTCATTACAGCTGTCATCTACAATTTAGCCTTGGGTGTGATTAACCGGGCCATGCCGCAGCTGATGGTGGCAATGGTCGGTGCGCCGGCTATCACCTTCGGCGGTCTGTTCATCCTGATGGTTGGCAGTCCGATGATTCTGGATGTTTGGTCTGCGGCTCTGATGACCTTTATGTCGAACCCTGGAGGCGGAATGCCATGA
- a CDS encoding EscU/YscU/HrcU family type III secretion system export apparatus switch protein, with protein sequence MSGQDDDSDKSFEPTEQKLRKAREKGEVAKSTDLSVAAAYLGLIIAAHAAGSSSVEGIGTALMAFLDQPDKLAPLFFDGPAAAPVGGFIGSSIRPVLPWFLVPFGLVLLSIVGQRALVFAPSKLEPKLSRISFISGAKNKFGRSGLFEFFKSFVKLVLYSVCLGVYLSFRLPEMIASSGTGPQSVVLMLTQLAMEFLFLALVIALAIGVVDAAFQHAEHHRKNMMSRKEIQDEMKESEGDPHMKGQRRQRGQQIAMGQMMADVPKADVVVVNPTHYAVALQWSREKGSAPVCVAKGVDEVAAAIRRVANENGVPIHSDPPTARAMHATIEIGGEILEEHYAPVAAAIRFAEEMRKRAKGKIT encoded by the coding sequence ATGAGCGGTCAGGACGACGATTCAGACAAGTCATTCGAGCCGACGGAACAGAAGCTCCGCAAGGCCCGGGAGAAAGGCGAAGTTGCCAAATCCACGGATCTGTCCGTAGCCGCAGCATATCTGGGCCTGATCATCGCAGCCCATGCTGCCGGCAGCAGCAGCGTCGAGGGGATCGGCACCGCTCTGATGGCCTTTCTGGACCAGCCGGACAAGCTAGCGCCGCTGTTCTTCGATGGGCCCGCCGCAGCACCTGTCGGTGGTTTTATCGGAAGTTCCATCCGCCCTGTTCTGCCGTGGTTTCTGGTTCCCTTTGGGCTGGTGCTGCTGTCGATCGTCGGCCAGCGTGCGCTGGTTTTTGCGCCCAGCAAGCTGGAGCCGAAGCTGTCCCGTATTTCTTTCATCTCGGGGGCCAAGAACAAATTCGGCAGATCCGGTCTGTTCGAGTTCTTTAAAAGCTTTGTGAAGCTGGTGCTCTATTCGGTCTGCCTGGGCGTCTACCTGTCTTTCCGGTTGCCGGAGATGATCGCTTCTTCCGGTACCGGTCCGCAATCAGTTGTCCTGATGCTGACGCAGCTGGCGATGGAGTTTCTGTTTCTAGCGCTAGTCATCGCGCTGGCCATTGGTGTTGTGGACGCCGCGTTTCAACATGCTGAGCACCACCGCAAGAACATGATGTCCCGGAAAGAAATCCAGGACGAAATGAAAGAATCGGAAGGCGATCCCCATATGAAAGGCCAGCGCCGTCAGCGCGGCCAGCAGATCGCGATGGGGCAGATGATGGCTGATGTGCCCAAGGCCGACGTCGTGGTCGTCAACCCGACACACTATGCAGTGGCGCTGCAATGGAGCCGTGAGAAGGGATCCGCGCCGGTCTGCGTTGCCAAGGGCGTTGATGAAGTGGCCGCGGCAATCCGGCGTGTTGCCAATGAAAACGGTGTCCCGATTCACAGTGATCCGCCAACGGCGCGGGCTATGCATGCCACGATTGAGATCGGCGGTGAAATTCTGGAGGAGCATTACGCACCGGTGGCGGCGGCCATCCGGTTTGCCGAAGAGATGCGCAAGCGTGCAAAAGGAAAAATCACATGA
- a CDS encoding flagellar basal body-associated FliL family protein — MFSKLLPVILLIIGTGGGIGAGIMLAPPPEEHKAAADGKAVPAPKEAKVETAAEESEENQREYIKVGDQFVVPIVERDQMTSLVVISLSLEVKKDIAEKVHSYAPKLRDVFLQVLFDHANMGGFRGAFTRSDVLEPLRTALREAAKKHLGKGVYDVLIMEISRQDV; from the coding sequence ATGTTTTCCAAACTCCTTCCAGTCATCCTGCTGATCATCGGGACCGGGGGCGGCATTGGCGCCGGCATCATGCTGGCGCCTCCGCCTGAGGAACATAAAGCTGCTGCCGACGGCAAGGCCGTCCCAGCCCCGAAAGAGGCCAAAGTGGAAACCGCCGCCGAAGAAAGCGAAGAGAACCAGCGCGAATACATCAAAGTCGGCGACCAGTTTGTGGTCCCGATTGTGGAACGCGACCAGATGACATCCTTGGTGGTGATCTCGCTCAGCCTTGAGGTCAAGAAAGACATTGCCGAAAAGGTGCATTCCTACGCACCCAAGTTGCGGGATGTTTTCCTGCAAGTTCTCTTCGACCATGCCAATATGGGCGGTTTCCGCGGGGCGTTCACCCGCTCAGATGTGCTGGAGCCCCTGCGTACAGCGCTGCGCGAAGCGGCAAAGAAACATCTCGGCAAAGGCGTCTATGACGTTTTGATCATGGAAATATCGCGGCAGGACGTCTGA
- the flgH gene encoding flagellar basal body L-ring protein FlgH: protein MNKKLFPVKPLLFGLALLGACGRMDHMGKPPSFTPSNESSEHVAMLYQGLPAQTQNRRTVDGASLWSGSQQSLLGDRRAIKRGDILTVVIEIDEEAEISNDTQRSRSGSESLNMPQLLGLPQRLDRKLPEGASSAEAVELGSSSSAGGKGSVKRSEKLELRVAATVVDVLPNGVLAISGTQELRVNFELRELLVTGYVRPQDISRQNEITYDKIASARVSYGGRGQITDVQQPRYGQQLLDAILPF, encoded by the coding sequence ATGAACAAGAAACTTTTCCCCGTCAAACCGCTGCTCTTCGGGCTTGCTCTGCTGGGTGCCTGCGGCCGGATGGATCATATGGGCAAGCCTCCCTCCTTCACCCCGTCCAATGAAAGCTCCGAACATGTTGCGATGCTGTACCAAGGGCTGCCTGCGCAGACACAGAACCGGCGCACTGTTGACGGCGCATCGCTGTGGAGCGGCTCGCAGCAATCGCTGCTGGGCGACCGCCGCGCGATCAAGCGCGGCGATATTCTGACCGTGGTGATCGAGATCGATGAAGAGGCAGAGATTTCCAACGACACCCAGCGCTCACGTTCGGGGTCCGAAAGCCTGAACATGCCGCAACTTCTGGGCCTGCCGCAGCGTCTGGACAGAAAACTGCCGGAAGGCGCCAGCTCTGCCGAAGCCGTGGAACTGGGCAGCTCCAGCTCTGCGGGTGGCAAGGGATCCGTCAAGCGCAGCGAAAAGCTGGAACTGCGGGTTGCGGCGACTGTTGTCGACGTTCTGCCCAACGGCGTTCTGGCAATCAGCGGCACCCAGGAACTGCGGGTGAATTTCGAACTGCGCGAGCTCTTGGTGACCGGCTATGTCCGGCCGCAGGACATCAGCCGCCAGAACGAGATCACCTATGACAAGATCGCCTCGGCCCGTGTGTCCTATGGCGGCCGTGGCCAGATCACCGATGTTCAGCAGCCGCGTTACGGCCAGCAGCTGCTCGACGCCATTCTGCCGTTCTGA
- the flgA gene encoding flagellar basal body P-ring formation chaperone FlgA gives MKLALACLTAAALCAPPVWAEYLIPLRTIRAKAIVNAEDLALKKGEILGALSNPAAVVGQEARVALYAGRPLRAGDIGPPAIIERNDLVTLTFRQGGLTIAAEGRALGRGAAGEAVRVMNLNSRTTVTGRIAADGSVEVN, from the coding sequence ATGAAACTTGCTCTTGCCTGTCTGACCGCCGCCGCCCTGTGCGCACCGCCTGTCTGGGCGGAATATCTGATCCCGCTGCGCACCATCCGCGCAAAGGCGATCGTCAATGCCGAAGACCTGGCCCTGAAGAAAGGCGAGATCCTTGGCGCACTGTCAAACCCGGCAGCGGTTGTCGGTCAAGAGGCGCGCGTCGCCTTGTACGCTGGTCGGCCCTTGCGGGCCGGCGATATCGGCCCGCCGGCCATTATAGAACGCAACGATCTGGTCACTTTGACCTTCCGCCAGGGGGGGCTGACCATAGCGGCCGAAGGCCGCGCCCTGGGGCGCGGTGCCGCTGGTGAGGCCGTCCGGGTCATGAATCTTAATTCCCGCACCACCGTCACCGGGCGGATCGCGGCAGACGGTTCCGTTGAGGTAAACTGA
- the flgG gene encoding flagellar basal-body rod protein FlgG produces the protein MRALKIAATGMSAQQLRVETISNNLANMNTTAYNARRAEFADLHYQQISRAGTVNASDGTVLPTGVQVGLGVRPAAVSVHLAQGALQQTNNDLDLAIDGKGYLEVTLPSGQTAYTRDGALKRSAEGLIVTSDGFAVSPEVTIPDDATSISINAEGEVYGYFAETSAGQLLGQFTLAGFTNPKGLEAIGSNLFTETEASGAATVSTAGEDGLGTLRQGYLEASSVDAVREVTELIEAQRGYEMNAKVISAVDQMMGATTQVR, from the coding sequence ATGCGTGCCTTGAAAATCGCAGCGACCGGCATGAGCGCTCAGCAATTGCGGGTGGAGACTATCTCCAACAACCTCGCCAATATGAACACCACTGCCTACAACGCCCGGCGCGCCGAGTTTGCCGATCTGCACTATCAGCAGATCTCGCGGGCCGGCACCGTCAACGCGTCGGATGGCACTGTGCTGCCGACCGGGGTCCAGGTGGGTCTGGGTGTGCGCCCCGCCGCCGTCTCGGTGCATCTGGCGCAAGGTGCGCTGCAGCAGACCAACAATGACTTGGATCTCGCCATCGACGGCAAGGGCTATCTTGAAGTCACACTGCCGTCTGGCCAGACCGCCTATACCCGCGACGGCGCGTTGAAACGCTCGGCAGAGGGGCTGATCGTGACATCGGACGGTTTCGCGGTGTCGCCGGAAGTGACCATTCCCGATGATGCCACCAGCATCTCCATCAACGCTGAGGGCGAAGTTTACGGCTACTTTGCTGAAACCTCGGCAGGTCAGCTGCTGGGACAGTTCACTCTGGCGGGTTTTACCAACCCCAAGGGCCTGGAAGCGATCGGCAGCAATCTGTTCACCGAGACGGAAGCTTCAGGCGCTGCCACTGTGTCCACGGCCGGCGAAGACGGGCTCGGCACCCTGCGTCAGGGCTATTTGGAAGCCAGTTCGGTGGACGCGGTGCGCGAGGTCACTGAATTGATCGAAGCCCAGCGCGGCTATGAAATGAATGCCAAGGTCATCTCGGCTGTCGACCAGATGATGGGTGCAACGACACAGGTGCGCTGA
- a CDS encoding flagellar hook-basal body complex protein — protein MENAGYATLSRQTGLMREMRVIANNIANSATTGYRQEGLIFSEFVQSSPGQQSLSMSRANIFNTSMEQGQLTKTGGTFDFAIEGDAFFMVETPQGERLTRSGAFSPNADGDLVTMDGYRVLDAGRAPVFVPPDAGKIEVGADGSLSANGRLLGQLGLFKPMEQHTLVREDGVMFRVDGEIEDNFDAKVLQGFLEGSNVNAISEVTRMIEVQRAYEMGQNFLQAEDERIRNAIKNLIKT, from the coding sequence ATGGAAAATGCAGGCTACGCAACTTTGTCACGCCAAACGGGCCTGATGCGGGAGATGCGCGTCATTGCCAACAATATCGCGAACTCGGCCACCACCGGTTACCGCCAGGAGGGCCTGATCTTCTCGGAATTTGTGCAGTCCTCGCCCGGCCAGCAGTCGCTGTCGATGTCGCGTGCGAATATCTTCAATACCTCGATGGAGCAGGGCCAGCTGACCAAAACCGGCGGCACTTTCGACTTTGCGATCGAGGGCGACGCCTTCTTCATGGTGGAAACACCGCAAGGCGAACGGCTGACCCGATCCGGCGCCTTTTCTCCCAATGCCGATGGCGACCTTGTGACCATGGACGGATACCGGGTGCTGGATGCCGGCCGCGCGCCGGTCTTTGTTCCGCCGGATGCCGGCAAGATCGAAGTCGGGGCGGATGGCTCGCTCAGCGCAAACGGGCGGCTGCTGGGACAGCTTGGTCTGTTCAAACCGATGGAGCAGCACACGCTGGTGCGTGAGGACGGTGTGATGTTCCGCGTCGACGGCGAGATTGAGGACAATTTTGACGCGAAGGTGCTGCAAGGCTTTCTCGAAGGTTCCAACGTGAATGCGATTTCCGAAGTGACCCGGATGATCGAAGTCCAGCGCGCCTATGAAATGGGCCAAAACTTTCTGCAGGCGGAAGACGAACGCATCCGCAATGCCATCAAAAACCTGATCAAGACCTAG
- a CDS encoding flagellar biosynthetic protein FliQ → MMSESLFYDTLRQALWAAVTMSTPILVVALVVGLAIGLFQALTSVQEMTLTFVPKLTAILVVFWMTMGFMTQTLVAFFHGHVIPMIAGGS, encoded by the coding sequence ATGATGAGCGAAAGCCTCTTCTATGACACGCTGCGCCAGGCACTGTGGGCCGCCGTCACCATGTCGACGCCGATCCTGGTTGTCGCACTGGTTGTCGGTCTGGCCATCGGCCTGTTTCAGGCTCTGACGTCGGTGCAGGAAATGACCCTGACCTTCGTGCCCAAGCTGACAGCAATCCTGGTCGTGTTCTGGATGACAATGGGCTTCATGACACAAACGCTGGTGGCCTTCTTCCACGGCCACGTTATTCCGATGATTGCCGGAGGCTCATAA
- the fliE gene encoding flagellar hook-basal body complex protein FliE yields the protein MDIRSLSAATGYAAARPATKADPEHAGPGAGGRLKESFENFAATLQQSEQVSMQAMTSNADPHALVQALAQTELAVETAVTVRNKVVEAYQEILRMPV from the coding sequence ATGGATATTCGCAGTCTTTCCGCCGCAACCGGCTATGCCGCTGCCCGTCCTGCCACCAAAGCCGATCCCGAACATGCAGGACCCGGCGCAGGCGGCCGCCTGAAAGAGAGCTTCGAGAATTTCGCGGCGACTCTGCAGCAAAGTGAACAGGTCTCAATGCAGGCGATGACCTCAAACGCCGACCCGCACGCTTTGGTGCAGGCCCTGGCGCAGACCGAACTGGCAGTCGAAACCGCAGTGACGGTGCGAAACAAAGTCGTCGAAGCTTACCAGGAAATCCTGAGGATGCCGGTTTAA
- the flgC gene encoding flagellar basal body rod protein FlgC, producing the protein MSEFSRALSVTASGLKAQASRLRHVSENISNADTPGYRRKTVPFEAVRELQTDVEHVRTGRVTLDRSDLEEVYDPSHPMADESGHYDGSNVDLMIEIADAREAQRSYEANLKMFEQTRTMSASLMDLLRR; encoded by the coding sequence ATGAGTGAATTTTCCAGAGCCCTTTCCGTCACTGCCAGCGGTCTCAAGGCGCAAGCCTCGCGCCTGCGCCATGTGTCCGAAAACATCTCCAACGCTGATACACCGGGGTACCGGCGCAAGACCGTGCCGTTTGAAGCTGTGCGCGAGCTGCAGACGGACGTGGAGCATGTGCGCACCGGCCGGGTCACACTGGACCGCAGCGATCTGGAGGAAGTTTACGACCCTTCGCACCCGATGGCTGATGAAAGCGGGCATTACGACGGTTCCAATGTCGATCTGATGATCGAGATTGCGGACGCCCGTGAAGCCCAGCGCAGCTATGAAGCCAACCTGAAGATGTTCGAGCAGACACGCACGATGTCCGCTTCACTCATGGACCTATTAAGACGTTAA